The proteins below are encoded in one region of Hordeum vulgare subsp. vulgare chromosome 3H, MorexV3_pseudomolecules_assembly, whole genome shotgun sequence:
- the LOC123441171 gene encoding uncharacterized protein C24B11.05-like, translated as MGHEGAKYGDDGRPTCDCLLFDLDDTLYPVGSGIGLDVMNNIQEYMIDKLGINKGVSLELCILLYKQYGTTMAGLRAIGYQFDYDDFHGFVHGRLAYEKLKPDPVLRNILLSLPIRKLVFTNGDRLHASRAMKRLGIDDCFEGVLCFETLNPASPTPVPSDKVEIFDIMKHLAHPEPGVELPRSPILCKPNIDAMLHALKLADINPQTTIFFDDSIRNIQAGKQIGMHTVLVGTSERIKGADHALESLHNMKEAFPELWVEAVKDEDVRNSSKVGIETSVIA; from the exons ATGGGCCACGAGGGCGCCAAGTACGGCGACGACGGCCGCCCCACCTGCGACTGCCTCCTCTTCG ACCTCGATGACACGCTCTACCCGGTGGGATCAGGCATCGGCCtcgacgtcatgaacaacatccaAG AATACATGATCGACAAGCTCGGCATCAACAAGGGCGTCAGCCTCGAGCTCTGCATCCTCCTCTACAAGCAGTATGGAACCACCATGGCCGGTCTCAGG GCCATTGGGTACCAATTCGACTACGATGATTTCCACGG CTTTGTTCACGGAAGGTTGGCCTACGAAAAGCTCAAGCCCGACCCGGTGCTCAGGAACATCCTCCTCAGCCTACCCATCCGCAAACTC GTGTTCACGAACGGTGACAGGCTCCATGCTTCGAGGGCCATGAAGAGGCTCGGAATCGATGACTGCTTCGAGGGGGTTCTGTGCTTTGAGACATTGAACCCGGCATCGCCCACTCCTGTGCCATCTGACAAAGTTGAGATCTTCGATATAATGAAGCACCTGGCTCATCCTGAGCCTGGGGTTGAGCTGCCAAGATCACCAATCCTGTGCAAACCGAACATAGATGCAATGCTGCATGCCCTCAAGCTTGCCGACATCAATCCTCAGACTACT ATATTTTTCGATGACAGCATCAGGAACATACAGGCCGGGAAGCAGATTGGAATGCACACTGTCCTG GTTGGAACCTCTGAAAGGATTAAAGGCGCTGACCATGCCTTGGAGAGCCTTCACAACATGAAGGAGGCGTTTCCTGAACTGTGGGTGGAGGCTGTGAAGGACGAGGACGTCAGGAACTCGAGCAAAGTCGGAATCGAGACATCGGTGATCGCGTAA